A DNA window from Candidatus Aegiribacteria sp. contains the following coding sequences:
- a CDS encoding FG-GAP-like repeat-containing protein has translation MDIELHNFSPVVEEVVITCEGRTIWQAFWTADGLEPDWHNPVDLAVLPDQTLDVMVVFSEPMDTTSVTVTAGVLSPYNDITASDAGLNWSWTNCPEEPEYKDTWHGVFNDLTGCTFGRMTLSIQAQDQDANDLTDPSVTISDGRYNDIHHSFSVMGSQPGWPVTLSAKVYGSPVLGDLDDDGDLDVVIQSTDGWVHALSDSGNTINGHWPRESGIWGVANVYSTPSIVDLDGDGDNDILAVKENGCNAWDVATGSSISGWPVTLGFPSQGYYPTHTSPAIGDVDNDGHPEVVICRCLSDTTPSEHTVFLFEHTGWDATWSVNLDYPGGESVASTPAIGDVSSNHSGLEIVVCTSDDFGYACDLTDQRNYNSGIYLLDPDNGDIIWETYFNCHFYASPAVADIDNDGVNEIIVGTCGGSYTKKVLVLNGNTGAVEHTWNVGGWVMGPVAISDINSDGCPDVVASVNGGTVECWSGADYLPLVGFPVTVGSNPSRGPSIADIDGDFKLEIVVGTASDSLYAIKFDGTICSGYPVACGNGVYGQVALGNIDDDDGLEMIFADDSDPVLYCYDLGAGSFPAMMPWRQFQHDSWHSGFYNADNTIPEPPTNLSGEITYTGTGCEVDLEWDLSVNDPCSSSPEEPTDVIAYMIMRRFSSSLRFRPIQKVQAGDSSYTDIFSTSPMNSQVFYAVVALDGTNESAYSNIIQFSTSPSGVISLGCSVIEEFSDRIEPRTTDELSHNDRTSISERTFETIPTAALDALPSIGNPGCLTDGSVEVCYEPSPGADAIVIDLGEECTVTSVIPERISDTSLDTSARRVESVRTDETVHEDEFSLIIEVAGSDREFYLFAAESPNSSESIRYVRIRGASGLSEVSVYGERESEKTSSSVEITRSVEDAGWMFTIPVVEYSEEALVKIFDVSGRMIWSGQCESGSILHWDGYTDDRTPVPNGVYLLHCSIGSEVSTGSFVVRRE, from the coding sequence TTGGATATAGAGCTTCACAACTTTTCCCCTGTAGTTGAGGAGGTTGTAATAACCTGCGAAGGCAGAACGATCTGGCAGGCTTTCTGGACAGCGGACGGATTGGAACCTGATTGGCACAATCCTGTTGATCTTGCAGTTCTTCCGGATCAGACTCTTGATGTAATGGTTGTTTTCTCGGAGCCGATGGATACAACATCCGTTACCGTTACGGCTGGAGTTTTATCACCATACAACGATATTACGGCATCTGACGCTGGATTGAACTGGAGCTGGACGAACTGTCCTGAGGAACCTGAGTACAAAGACACCTGGCATGGTGTTTTTAATGATCTTACCGGCTGTACTTTCGGGAGAATGACACTCAGCATACAAGCACAGGATCAGGATGCCAATGATCTGACTGATCCATCAGTTACCATTTCTGATGGTCGTTACAACGACATCCATCACAGTTTTTCGGTTATGGGCTCCCAGCCCGGCTGGCCGGTAACACTCAGTGCCAAAGTCTATGGATCACCTGTACTTGGTGATCTTGATGATGACGGAGATCTTGATGTGGTTATTCAGAGTACGGATGGCTGGGTTCATGCTCTTTCGGACAGTGGCAATACAATTAACGGCCATTGGCCGAGAGAGTCCGGAATCTGGGGTGTTGCCAATGTATACTCAACGCCATCAATAGTTGATCTTGATGGAGACGGAGACAACGATATTCTTGCTGTGAAGGAGAATGGGTGTAATGCCTGGGATGTTGCTACAGGCAGCAGTATTTCCGGCTGGCCTGTTACACTGGGTTTTCCTTCTCAGGGTTACTACCCCACTCACACATCTCCTGCAATTGGGGACGTTGATAATGATGGGCATCCGGAAGTGGTTATCTGTCGCTGTCTTTCCGATACAACTCCAAGTGAGCATACGGTGTTTCTGTTTGAGCATACTGGATGGGATGCTACCTGGAGTGTGAATCTTGATTACCCTGGAGGTGAATCAGTAGCAAGCACTCCTGCGATCGGGGATGTTTCATCTAATCATTCCGGTCTTGAAATAGTAGTATGTACTTCCGATGATTTCGGTTATGCATGTGATCTTACTGACCAGAGGAATTATAACAGTGGAATTTATCTTCTGGATCCTGATAATGGTGATATAATCTGGGAGACTTACTTCAATTGCCATTTCTACGCTTCCCCAGCGGTAGCAGATATTGATAATGATGGTGTAAACGAAATTATAGTGGGTACTTGTGGAGGTTCTTATACAAAGAAGGTTTTAGTACTCAACGGTAATACCGGTGCAGTGGAGCATACCTGGAATGTAGGCGGCTGGGTAATGGGCCCCGTAGCCATTAGTGATATTAACAGCGATGGATGTCCTGATGTGGTTGCATCCGTTAATGGAGGAACGGTTGAGTGCTGGTCTGGTGCTGATTATCTGCCACTGGTAGGATTTCCGGTGACAGTTGGCAGTAATCCTTCAAGAGGTCCATCCATAGCGGACATCGATGGAGATTTCAAGCTTGAGATAGTAGTCGGAACGGCCAGTGATTCACTGTACGCCATCAAATTTGACGGCACTATCTGCAGCGGCTATCCTGTAGCCTGCGGGAATGGAGTTTACGGTCAGGTAGCCCTTGGCAACATCGATGACGATGATGGTCTTGAGATGATATTTGCCGATGACAGCGATCCTGTACTTTACTGCTACGATCTGGGTGCGGGTTCATTCCCAGCAATGATGCCGTGGCGCCAGTTCCAGCATGACAGCTGGCATAGCGGGTTCTACAATGCAGATAATACGATACCTGAACCGCCCACCAATCTCAGCGGTGAGATAACGTATACCGGAACCGGTTGTGAAGTTGATCTTGAGTGGGATCTTTCGGTGAATGATCCATGCTCATCCAGTCCTGAGGAGCCCACGGATGTGATAGCATATATGATAATGAGAAGGTTCTCATCGTCTCTTAGGTTCAGACCAATTCAGAAAGTCCAAGCAGGAGACAGTTCATATACTGACATCTTTTCTACCAGTCCCATGAATTCACAGGTATTCTATGCGGTAGTTGCTCTGGATGGAACTAACGAGTCCGCTTACAGCAATATCATCCAGTTTTCCACCAGCCCTTCAGGAGTTATCTCCCTTGGCTGTTCTGTGATTGAAGAGTTCAGTGATAGAATAGAACCTCGAACAACAGACGAGTTATCTCATAATGATAGAACATCGATTAGTGAGAGAACGTTTGAAACAATACCAACCGCAGCGCTTGATGCACTTCCTTCAATCGGCAATCCTGGCTGTCTGACTGATGGTTCAGTAGAAGTCTGCTATGAACCATCTCCGGGAGCAGATGCGATTGTAATCGATCTTGGTGAGGAATGTACTGTAACATCAGTCATTCCCGAGAGAATATCAGACACTTCTCTTGATACAAGCGCACGGAGAGTTGAATCCGTTCGAACAGATGAGACTGTCCATGAAGATGAGTTTTCTCTGATAATCGAAGTCGCCGGTTCTGATAGGGAGTTCTATCTATTTGCGGCTGAATCACCGAACAGTTCAGAGAGTATCCGCTATGTCAGGATACGTGGAGCTTCCGGTCTTTCAGAGGTCAGCGTTTACGGAGAACGGGAATCTGAGAAAACATCCTCATCCGTTGAGATTACCCGCAGTGTTGAAGACGCAGGCTGGATGTTCACCATACCTGTAGTTGAATATTCTGAAGAAGCTCTGGTGAAGATATTTGATGTTTCCGGCCGCATGATCTGGAGCGGTCAGTGTGAATCGGGGAGTATTCTTCACTGGGACGGTTATACAGATGATAGAACACCTGTACCCAATGGAGTATACCTTCTTCATTGCAGCATCGGTTCTGAGGTCAGCACCGGGAGTTTTGTCGTGAGGAGGGAGTAG
- a CDS encoding class I mannose-6-phosphate isomerase, which produces MLYLSKPRYLRRIWGSLQKEGSETPVGEIWWLFQEKDCSSSLTDPISGTEATVDSLVSSGNLPGKTVYPILLKTLHTADRLSVQVHPGMDEDSLFKEETWIVLQAETGAWMMGGINSDRHCFLEFIRLGRAEEVLNRICLETGDIYHIPPGTVHSLGPGLEILEVQSNCNVTYRLYDWERTGNNGESRQLHLKMGIEAIDWGSGGRPVPAGKHGAIDMYALNNCNYSIRNCIGQLEVDPPPGGLFFLATGNLYIQNIEIHSPVCLIADMNGGMFRLNGSGYIVEPGGK; this is translated from the coding sequence GTGCTCTATCTTTCGAAACCCAGATATCTCAGGAGAATATGGGGCAGCCTTCAGAAAGAAGGATCTGAAACCCCCGTTGGTGAGATATGGTGGCTTTTTCAAGAGAAGGACTGCTCTTCATCTCTTACAGATCCGATTTCCGGTACTGAAGCAACAGTAGATTCTCTCGTATCATCGGGGAATCTCCCTGGGAAGACTGTATACCCGATCCTTCTGAAAACACTTCATACGGCAGACCGTCTATCAGTTCAGGTTCATCCCGGTATGGATGAAGACAGTCTGTTCAAGGAGGAAACCTGGATAGTCCTGCAGGCCGAAACCGGCGCATGGATGATGGGCGGAATAAATAGTGACAGGCACTGTTTTCTGGAATTCATCCGGCTGGGAAGAGCGGAGGAAGTGCTGAACAGGATTTGTCTGGAAACCGGTGATATTTATCATATCCCTCCGGGAACCGTTCACTCACTCGGCCCCGGTCTGGAGATTCTAGAGGTTCAGAGCAACTGTAATGTCACATACAGACTTTACGACTGGGAACGAACAGGAAATAATGGAGAATCTCGTCAGCTTCATCTGAAAATGGGGATCGAGGCAATTGACTGGGGTTCAGGCGGCAGGCCTGTTCCAGCCGGAAAACATGGAGCTATTGACATGTATGCGCTTAATAACTGTAACTACAGCATTAGAAATTGTATTGGCCAATTAGAAGTAGATCCTCCACCTGGAGGCCTCTTTTTTCTGGCGACCGGCAATCTTTACATCCAGAATATTGAAATTCATTCCCCTGTCTGCCTGATCGCGGATATGAATGGAGGAATGTTCAGACTGAACGGTTCAGGGTATATCGTGGAACCCGGGGGGAAATAA
- a CDS encoding gamma-glutamyl-gamma-aminobutyrate hydrolase family protein translates to MRKPVIGVTLSWYKNDQQKTDSFGKWCFGLNQTYAELIAGAGALPVGIIPAGKEYRDILDIIDMVLLTGGGDPDPELYGQKNNGSKNCSRERFIWEIDMYRSARAMGKPVFGICLGMQLIGIAEGVSLIQDIPSQIKGALDHYGKPHIPRKHTIRIMDNTVLHGILGSEAEVSSFHHQGISRMPEGFLLAAQSSDDIIEAIESDDGGVLAVQWHPERDFTGPLILNAMLSRMTVGD, encoded by the coding sequence ATGAGAAAACCTGTTATTGGCGTTACGCTGAGCTGGTACAAAAATGATCAGCAGAAGACTGATTCCTTTGGTAAATGGTGTTTCGGTCTGAACCAGACATATGCTGAACTGATAGCCGGAGCGGGTGCTCTGCCTGTTGGAATCATACCAGCCGGAAAGGAGTACCGGGATATTCTGGACATAATAGACATGGTTCTTCTAACAGGAGGCGGTGATCCTGACCCGGAGCTGTACGGTCAGAAAAATAATGGATCGAAAAACTGCAGTCGGGAAAGATTTATCTGGGAGATAGACATGTATAGATCCGCGAGAGCGATGGGAAAACCCGTTTTCGGTATCTGCCTTGGAATGCAGCTTATAGGAATAGCAGAAGGTGTTTCACTTATTCAGGATATTCCTTCTCAGATAAAGGGAGCACTGGATCATTATGGAAAACCACATATTCCCAGAAAACACACAATCAGAATAATGGATAATACCGTTCTTCATGGAATACTCGGATCAGAAGCTGAAGTAAGTTCTTTTCATCACCAGGGGATTTCGCGGATGCCGGAGGGCTTCCTGTTAGCCGCACAGTCATCAGATGATATCATTGAAGCGATTGAATCGGATGATGGCGGTGTTTTAGCTGTGCAGTGGCATCCCGAGAGGGATTTCACAGGACCACTTATTTTAAATGCGATGCTTTCACGCATGACAGTTGGTGATTGA
- a CDS encoding VOC family protein yields the protein MSKIAVKGLQVLSAYVSDLDRSVKFYTEILGFRQIGEVLPGLTLRSGDLTLYLEPGRQSKVAESGNYAEFSPCFETESVKATYEILKNLGVSICEDYQEYSPEFAMFKISDPDGNVIEFAGNP from the coding sequence ATGTCCAAGATTGCTGTAAAAGGACTGCAAGTTTTAAGTGCATATGTTTCGGATCTGGACCGATCAGTCAAATTCTACACTGAGATTCTTGGGTTTAGACAGATCGGCGAAGTACTTCCAGGATTGACACTGCGCTCAGGCGACCTCACATTATATTTGGAGCCTGGACGGCAATCTAAGGTAGCAGAATCTGGAAATTACGCTGAGTTCAGCCCGTGTTTTGAAACGGAAAGCGTAAAGGCTACATACGAAATTTTGAAGAATCTCGGAGTATCGATTTGTGAGGATTATCAGGAGTATTCACCTGAATTCGCAATGTTCAAGATCTCGGATCCAGATGGTAATGTGATCGAATTCGCAGGAAACCCGTAG
- a CDS encoding mannose-1-phosphate guanylyltransferase: MKASLYGVIMAGGRGTRFWPLSTRKMPKQFLKLTGEKSMLQETAIRFKGICDPERIMVVTGIDHRETVLEQLPCMDQKNLLLEPTGRNTAACIGWVARTLFNRGEGSAIMAVVPSDHVVDNPEGFRETLSIAIGPAMDGMLVTVGIPPDHPSTGYGYLEQGEEIGRDVYRVSAFREKPDLDTAKEYVAGNKFFWNAGMFVWRADTILKEISLHLPELAEGLEKLDSDTLPQPSRYNSLPSISIDYGVMEKAENVAMVPARFGWNDIGDWPTARKCNVARGEVISVDSENTTVWNEGKLTVLMGLKNVSVVETDSVTLVMSDEYSQKLKDVVARLEKEKPDLI; the protein is encoded by the coding sequence ATGAAAGCATCATTATACGGAGTAATTATGGCAGGTGGCAGAGGTACAAGGTTCTGGCCGCTGTCCACCAGAAAAATGCCGAAGCAGTTTCTGAAGCTTACCGGTGAAAAATCAATGCTCCAGGAAACAGCTATCAGATTCAAGGGAATTTGCGATCCCGAGCGGATTATGGTTGTTACCGGGATAGATCACAGGGAAACAGTGCTCGAACAGCTTCCATGCATGGACCAGAAGAACCTTCTGCTTGAACCAACAGGCAGGAACACGGCAGCATGCATAGGCTGGGTTGCCAGGACCCTTTTCAACAGGGGAGAGGGTTCTGCTATCATGGCTGTCGTTCCTTCAGATCATGTTGTTGATAATCCTGAAGGCTTCAGAGAAACTCTCTCCATCGCAATCGGGCCTGCCATGGACGGAATGCTGGTTACAGTAGGTATTCCTCCGGACCATCCCTCCACAGGATATGGATATCTTGAGCAGGGGGAGGAGATCGGAAGAGATGTTTACAGAGTTTCTGCTTTCAGGGAGAAGCCTGATCTGGATACCGCAAAGGAATATGTTGCAGGCAATAAATTCTTCTGGAACGCCGGGATGTTCGTCTGGAGAGCGGATACAATCCTTAAAGAGATTTCCCTGCACCTTCCCGAACTTGCAGAGGGGCTTGAGAAGCTTGATTCCGACACGTTACCGCAACCGTCCCGTTACAATTCACTCCCCTCTATTTCCATCGATTACGGTGTTATGGAGAAAGCTGAAAATGTTGCCATGGTTCCGGCCAGATTTGGATGGAACGATATAGGTGACTGGCCAACCGCCCGAAAATGTAATGTGGCAAGAGGTGAAGTGATATCAGTAGACAGTGAAAACACAACCGTATGGAATGAGGGGAAGCTCACTGTCCTCATGGGTTTGAAGAACGTTTCAGTTGTGGAAACCGATTCGGTGACCCTGGTAATGAGCGACGAATATTCCCAGAAACTCAAGGATGTAGTGGCCAGGCTGGAAAAGGAGAAACCCGACCTGATCTGA
- a CDS encoding tetratricopeptide repeat protein codes for MSKWISNRHVIVTMIALLMTIAACSSPVVTGMKVHMQNQEYEDIIHLADSVIAKGDSLNAEIWFWRGRAQVSMNRWLNASESFEKTWELDTEGKLDISEYWFTFFNAAAYVMNEGDIDSAVELLQTGAEIIPERPDFDLMMGDINLNVYGDHAAALESFQTASQKALALIPVLEHEISETSDPYMANFYSQNLDQIITTCIQALYNSGSVLSIISLNAPEEDVPGLLEQAKAEYLKAIEIDPTNVDILEAIADTYMLEGDYESAIGIFDEAFIQIELGVSEGWLDPEEASELKANMMISKGYAYIEMENFDQAINELNAAQDLIGNDFIVLSTLAHAHFVMENYDEALSMLDSAIMIEGLSNDALGNAYYTKFACYSRKEMDDEAAEALETALEFDPDNARYWELLASTYSRLGRRNDAINAMQKAQDLGVE; via the coding sequence TTGAGTAAATGGATAAGTAATCGACACGTAATCGTTACAATGATTGCACTTCTTATGACAATTGCAGCCTGTTCGTCACCGGTTGTAACCGGCATGAAGGTTCACATGCAGAATCAGGAATATGAAGACATTATTCATCTTGCTGACAGTGTTATTGCCAAAGGTGACTCGCTCAACGCTGAAATATGGTTCTGGAGAGGTCGGGCACAGGTGAGCATGAACCGGTGGCTTAATGCCTCGGAATCATTCGAGAAAACCTGGGAACTTGATACTGAAGGCAAACTTGATATTTCAGAGTACTGGTTTACTTTCTTCAACGCTGCAGCTTACGTTATGAACGAAGGAGACATTGATTCAGCAGTTGAACTTCTGCAAACAGGTGCTGAAATCATTCCTGAAAGACCTGATTTTGATCTTATGATGGGTGACATCAATCTCAATGTATACGGTGACCATGCTGCTGCGCTTGAGTCTTTCCAGACCGCTTCCCAGAAAGCACTGGCTCTTATTCCAGTCCTGGAACATGAGATTTCAGAAACGTCCGATCCATATATGGCCAATTTCTATTCTCAGAATCTCGACCAGATTATAACCACATGTATACAGGCTCTATACAATTCTGGAAGTGTCCTCAGCATTATATCCCTGAATGCTCCTGAAGAAGATGTCCCTGGTCTTCTTGAGCAGGCAAAGGCTGAATATCTCAAAGCAATCGAAATTGATCCGACTAATGTTGATATACTTGAAGCGATAGCTGATACATATATGCTTGAAGGTGATTACGAATCCGCAATTGGCATTTTCGATGAAGCTTTCATTCAGATTGAGCTGGGTGTATCAGAAGGCTGGCTTGATCCTGAAGAGGCCAGCGAACTCAAGGCAAATATGATGATCTCTAAAGGATACGCTTATATCGAAATGGAAAATTTCGATCAGGCTATCAACGAGCTTAACGCTGCTCAGGATCTTATTGGAAATGATTTCATAGTTCTTTCTACACTTGCTCATGCTCATTTCGTTATGGAGAATTATGACGAAGCTCTATCGATGCTTGATTCTGCGATAATGATAGAGGGTCTGTCGAATGATGCATTGGGAAACGCTTACTATACCAAGTTCGCCTGCTACAGCAGGAAAGAAATGGATGATGAAGCTGCGGAAGCCCTTGAAACAGCGCTCGAATTCGATCCTGATAATGCCCGTTACTGGGAACTTCTGGCCAGCACCTACAGTAGACTCGGCCGGAGAAATGACGCCATTAATGCGATGCAGAAAGCACAGGATCTTGGCGTAGAATAG
- a CDS encoding L,D-transpeptidase yields the protein MVSIIELFRTFFSLLAISGGPSFTTVPIDDTVTREAVILIDHQTIVFLENGRESNLALVSTGRAGYDTPTGTFEVLYRRRAPVSSSYGIRMPYWLCIHPSGQIGLHQTFRSGTNTLGTKRSHGCVRMGQITASWTYYWLKVGSTVRIQAESPRRV from the coding sequence TTGGTCTCCATAATAGAATTGTTTCGAACGTTTTTCAGTTTACTGGCGATTTCAGGTGGTCCATCATTTACTACAGTGCCTATTGATGATACCGTTACAAGGGAAGCTGTAATACTAATAGACCATCAAACCATAGTTTTTCTTGAAAATGGAAGGGAATCGAATCTTGCTCTGGTATCTACAGGCAGGGCAGGATACGATACTCCTACAGGTACTTTTGAAGTGTTATATAGAAGACGTGCACCTGTTTCCAGTTCATACGGCATAAGAATGCCATACTGGCTGTGCATACATCCTTCTGGTCAGATCGGGCTTCATCAAACCTTCAGGAGCGGAACCAATACACTCGGAACAAAACGGTCGCATGGGTGCGTGAGGATGGGTCAGATAACAGCAAGCTGGACCTACTACTGGCTCAAGGTCGGCTCAACTGTGAGAATTCAGGCAGAAAGCCCCAGAAGAGTTTAA